tacattttatttatttattttaccagGGTTTGACCTCAAGAAATACCAGTGGCAGGGTTGCCATAAACTCAGTTGCTCTTCAAGACCATATTTCAAGAAACTTGCTCCTCCAGAACCTGTCATTGTGTGACCCTGTTAAATCAAGGTGCCTCAGGAAAGCATTGACTGAGACCCGTTGCAAAAAACAATGTGACAGTGGCATGAAAGCAAAATGTTCCCAGCAACAAGGAGCAGAGGAGATAGAGTATGTGCTTGATCCAGCACAACCAGCACTTACATTAGGTAGGCAATGGACTTAGCTCACTCACGACAAGGACTAGCATTTTTCTGAAATATGCATTGGATGCATAATACTGTCAGGAAAGGCTTTTGACTGATATCAGTTGATTGATGTGTCAATTGCTTGATATGACACCATTGTTTCTGTGTTTCAAGCTCAGAAGCTGGGTTTGGTGGACGCCCCAGCCCAGAGGCTGACAGTGGATGAGTGGAGTCGGGTCAAGGCAAGGTCTGTTGATGAGGGTGACTCGGCTCAGCCCTGTGTGATCTGCCGGGAGGAGTTCCGCCTGCAAGCCCAGGTATTCTTTACACACAATAATCAGGTGTTCATTCACACTCTGAAATGTGTTAAGTTCTCAACTGCAAGAgttgagaaccccccccccccccgacacacatacacacacacacacacacacacacaaacacacgcacacataaacacacacacacacactcacacatatacagcCCTactacccaccaccaccacaccccctttcccctcttctccctccggtTCCTGTATGTCCTAATCTGTGTAGACAACTGTTCAAATTTACCCATACTGCCTTGGAACTCAACTGTGACGCTATGATGTAGCAATCAGTGTGTTACTGTGAGGGGTCATTCAGTCTTTTACACCTCTCTGATCCCCTTTTAAGATGCCAATCTCCTTAAGAATGCACGGCTCAAACAGACTGCTGCACAAAGCACAGTTGCCATAGACGCACGTGTAAATATTAGTCTGACTCAGGGAAAGAAATGTTAATTAGTCGACATCTAACAAGGGAAAGTGACAATGGGGAATCTCTGTTTATCACACACAAGTGTTTGGGTAATCTTGAAACTCCAGGAAGTGATTGTAACATTCTTCATATTTTATGCAGATTCTATTGATTTATTTTTAGCCAACTGAAATCTGTTTTTATAAACCGTTATTAGGATGTATTAActgttatttttgttttattataTCTCTGAAGACATACTGTAAGGTGTACTGTTTTATTTCTTGATATTGTTATCCACTGAATATGAATTATTCAGACAATGCCATGCAAATATAATACACATATTATATTAAAAACATGAACTGATGATAATGTTGTTGTGTCTAGACATTATAGACACctgtaaaatgtacattttcCCAATCTTGTCTTTCAGCAAGGTAGGTAGCCTGTGGGGTTCAGCCCTTGCAAGGCAGAGCTAAATTCTCTCCAGTCTAATGGCTTGTCCAGCTCCTAGATATAGATTGTTCACCACAGGGGGGCCCTTTCACTGGTGATGGAGTATGTTGGTCAGACCAAAAAACAATGGGAAATCAATATGGCTCCCCCATGCCCTCTAGAGCTCTGAGTAAACTGATTTGTGTGCCAAGccctgtagctgtgtgtgtgtctctttctctctctctctctctctctctctctctctctctctctctctctctctctctctctctctctctctctctctctctctctctctctctctctctctctctctctctctctctctctctctctctcttctctctctctctctctctctctctctctctctctctctctctctctctctctctctctctctctctctctctccctctctatttctctctctctatttctctctctctctatttctctctctctctgtctctctctctcctctctctctctctttctgtctctctttctctctctctctctctctctctctctctctctctctctctctctctctctctctctctctctctctctggactcTTGCTCAGATGACAAAGGAGGCTCTCTCTCAGGTGGAGCAGAGTGGTGTAGGCTGCAGCCCAGGTCCCAGCACTCCCAGCAGgggctcacacacgcacacacacacacacacacacacacacacacacacacgtacacacactcacacacacactcacacatatgcacactcaACCACCCAcctacgcacgcacaaacacacacacacactctctcacatatCTTTTGCAGGGCTTACTAAAAACACTTAGAGAGATGTTGAAAACCAATACAGTAGTCCCGGGAGACTCTGCATGTCACAATCTTTCAAAACAACAAGTCAATCCATCTGTCAAATCCAGAGGGTATCTCGGGATTCATAGAGAAAATCAGCTTCCACTCCGCCTGAGACCTGAGATACTTGAAAATCACACCAGTCCAAGAACATTGCTTAGATTCAAACAATTGGTGGGAAAAGCTCCCCTCTCACAGTACATCCAAAGGATGGTTTGTTGTTAAAAGAACGTTTTGGTATCGCTAGACTTGGCTGGCACTTGAATTCCCAGTGAGTGCAGATGCAGTATGTGGCGTCTGCTTGACATGTTTCATCCGTGTGACCGGCAGGTCCTGTTGTCCTGCTCCCACGTGTTCCACCGGGCGTGTCTGCAGGCCTTCGAGAGCTTCGCAGGCAGGAAGTGCTGCCCCATGTGCAGGAAGGCGCAGTACGAGACCAGGGTGATCCACGATGGAGCCCGCCTCTTCAGGGAGCGCTGCGCCACGAGGTAACCATGGGAACGCAAGGCGGGCAGTAGCCATTAACTAGGCTGATCAGAGTCTATTGCTGTTTGTCTTTACGCCAGCTAGAGAGCCATGCTGTGTAATGGGTGAGTGCATAAGTTGCATCTCACATCTGACGCCGTGCTGATTTACATATTGTTCGAGTAATGCTCAGCATTTGTTCACCTCACAGTTAGACATCTGTTGATCAATGCATGTACGATAGCCAGTTAATTGAcaatgtttctgtgtctgttggAAGAATCCAAACTTGTTGGAGGGGCTATGTTGCCAGGAAGTGGTACAGAAACATGAGGAAAACCATCCCCCAAAAGATAAACATTTACGGCGAAGATACTTTGAGGAAAAGGTGCAAATATATAACATGCTACTTATACATATCTATGCATACATCCATATTGTAAACTTACAAAGGTACATATTTATATAGACATATGACATATCTCCAACTCAATGCACAGCTCTATCGAAACAGATCTGTATTATTTTCATGTGTCTGAGAAGTCATGATAAGAACTGTATCCTTGACCATCCAATAGCCTCTTTTCAGTAATAAGACAATTTCGTTTTGTCATTGAATGCGGTGACGTAAATGGATATGAAAGGTGCTAAAGATGTCGCATGGAAGACGATGCCAGGACTTTCTCTGCTCTCCCCACTTACATTTTCAACCTAGTTAGCAGTCGAGGCAACTGAGGTAATTGACGGACAgcaggtctggggtcagtgagCAGCGACCCAGGCTTTAGCATGCCGAGGATGGGATTCTGACcgtcaccctccacacccctcttcccaccctcaccccctccacccttgaGGGTCTTTGATGTCGTGTGAATCATACACTGTTTGTCAACTAATTACGGGAGACTGTGTGTTTTGGTCAAACAGTCTGGACATTCCAGGGTCAACACAAAAGCAGCAGTCctctccactgtgtgtgtgtgtgtttgcacccctccccccacaatcCCCCTGTTTTCCTTtagatgggagaaagagaggatggtgGGTAGTtgaagaggtgaggggagggggtgacaggTTACCATTTGAACAGTCTTTATCTCTCCGTCCTACACtttgagacaaaaaaaaaccctCCTTATTGATCATATTGAAGTTTGGGGGACAGAATCCACACTTTCTAAAGAACTCAGCCCCCTTTGAGCCTGTGCTTAGCCGGTAGGTTCAAGCCTACCGGATGCATGCCTGTTGACACTAaggctgggtgtgcagacagccTGAAAAAGGGAAGATTGCCATCTAGTGAAACTGGAACCTCCACCCATCGGCTTGGTTTGATACGGCTGGTTGGAAACACACTGTTGTGGCTACTAACTTCTCTAGGTACTGTGGTTTGTAACATTTTTACGACTCAACACAAAATACTGTTACACACTGACAGTCTGTTGAGGGTTACACATGGATACTTCATAGACACGGCTACTGCATTGGCGGTTACGATGGAGTCTGCCTCCTCACCTATCTTCTAGATCTCCCTCACTCTGTGGCTTGTTAAAAATGCTGGGATGCACGTGATTCATCTCGGAGCACTGTAATCAGCCAGAGTGCCTCCCTAGTTCAGAGGGACTTCTAAAGGCAGCCACACTTGTCCAGGCCCTGTGTTGTGGAGGGGTCAGAGtgtcctcccatccccctccccgtcATCCGGCATCATCTAGAAACCCAGCCTTTGGCATGTCACGTCAGCTGAGAAGACTTTTATTGGCCAATGAACACTCTTCCCCAAACACATTAGTGTCTTCTCAGAAACCTACcgtggtgggggtggttgtgCCGTTCCAATAGTCTTTTAATGCGTCTTTCATCCAGAAAAGgaaggagaaaaggaaggaaggagagaagtaaggatggagggatggatggatccaTCCAGGAATGTTAACACCTATGAATCCCTTAGTGCCGCGCTTGTAGAGCCATAACAATTTGATTAGAATATTCATTGATGGCCATTACTGACCAACGGTGACGATAAATGGTTCAATATTAAAATGATTGCCTTGAAACAaccacctgctctctctgtggttGAAGACACCTGCCTTGATTGTCACAGGTCGAGAGAAATACAGCCTTGTTGCACAGCCGTGTAGCAGTGAACTTCCTCCATCAACAGATATATAGCAGGCCTATAAACCATGTTTGTCCGTCACACAGTGAAGCTCCAGCCGTCGCCCCCAGCAGCAATGCTCTGGAGGAAGATCTACCTGACCAGCTTGAGCATGCTTATCAAGTCATCCTGAGATAGGCTGTCAATGGCTTGCTTTCCATTTCTTTTTCTGCGGAGGTCCTACCCTGAGTCAACACATTAGGTGGGATAACTGGTGACACCAAGATGGATTGCCAGCAGATAACGCCCTCCCTtcgaaccctccctccctctctctctttttcttgccTTCGCTTGCtctgtcctccttcctccctctgctcctactTCGAGACAAGGCAAAGTTCACGAGGGACCATGTTGTTTGCCTTGACTGTAGAAAAGTCAGCCAGCTCGTAAAAGCTCTATCTGAATGGTTAACAGTTGTTT
The sequence above is drawn from the Osmerus eperlanus chromosome 15, fOsmEpe2.1, whole genome shotgun sequence genome and encodes:
- the rnf32 gene encoding LOW QUALITY PROTEIN: RING finger protein 32 (The sequence of the model RefSeq protein was modified relative to this genomic sequence to represent the inferred CDS: inserted 1 base in 1 codon) — encoded protein: MTMRKGLTSRNTSGRVAINSVALQDHISRNLLLQNLSLCDPVKSRCLRKALTETRCKKQCDSGMKAKCSQQQGAEEIEYVLDPAQPALTLAQKLGLVDAPAQRLTVDEWSRVKARSVDEGDSAQPCVICREEFRLQAQVLLSCSHVFHRACLQAFESFAGRKCCPMCRKAQYETRVIHDGARLFRERCATRIQTCWRGYVARKWYRNMRKTXPPKDKHLRRRYFEEKLRELNDSFVQSCHTDIEDFLSEIDQSVTACRRVFGRFERENISEVHEEEWIKIQNKVLQRDIRDCSICLTPLCSPNLGMVASITPPPGRRCSVLLSCSHLFHQPCLEAFESFCLEETPTCPMCRSHYHKHLV